The following coding sequences lie in one Erwinia amylovora genomic window:
- a CDS encoding GlsB/YeaQ/YmgE family stress response membrane protein, giving the protein MGILSWIIFGLIAGIIAKWIMPGKDGGGLFITVILGVIGAVVGGWISTFFGFGRVDGFNFGSFVVAIIGAIVVLWIYRKVRS; this is encoded by the coding sequence ATGGGTATTCTTTCGTGGATCATCTTTGGTTTGATCGCAGGTATTATTGCCAAGTGGATTATGCCAGGTAAAGATGGCGGCGGGCTGTTTATCACTGTGATTCTGGGAGTGATTGGTGCGGTCGTTGGTGGCTGGATCAGTACATTCTTTGGTTTTGGCCGGGTAGACGGTTTTAACTTCGGCAGTTTCGTGGTCGCGATAATTGGTGCCATCGTGGTGCTGTGGATTTATCGCAAAGTGCGTAGCTGA
- a CDS encoding flagellar brake protein — translation MLRDRLRNQTPIRVSHQPGQFITRLLYTDISGMVINLSRHDDDNQLAKEAYRLHIITETSGAWTGLFTDSLAMSVYEGLPASQAHYPTRFG, via the coding sequence GTGCTGCGAGATCGGCTACGTAATCAGACGCCAATACGAGTTTCACATCAGCCCGGTCAGTTTATTACCCGACTGCTGTATACAGATATATCCGGTATGGTCATCAATTTGAGCAGGCATGACGATGATAATCAGTTGGCAAAAGAGGCGTATCGCCTTCACATCATTACTGAAACCAGTGGGGCGTGGACCGGATTGTTTACCGACTCATTAGCGATGAGTGTATATGAGGGGTTGCCAGCTTCACAAGCACATTACCCGACCCGCTTTGGATGA